Within the Bradyrhizobium cosmicum genome, the region GTCGATGAAGCGATGGCTGCCGTCGGCGAGCCTGATATGCGCCATGCCGCCGCCGATGATGCCGACCATCATCGGCTCGACCACGGTCAGCGTGAACAGGGTGGCGATCGCGGCATCGACGGCATTGCCGCCCGCGGCCAGCATCTCGGCGCCGGCGCTGGAGGCCAGCGGGTGATTGCTGACCACCATGCCGCGGCTCGAGACCGCCGGCATCTTCTGACAGTCAAAGGTCGTCGCCGTCCGGTCGCGCCAGTTTTCGCTCATGCCGCTCGTCCTTCCTATTCACGGCGGCGAGCACACCACACGCACGATTACGGGTCCAGTAATGGTACGGATTAGCTGGCATTCCCGATTCTGCCATCATTGTTACTGATTCGGACATCCGCGGTCCCCTTGGATCGGGCAGGGCACGTCCTGAGCGAGAAGAGCTCAGCATCGAGAAGCGATGCACGTTCGCGTGGCGTTTCCCCAGACCCAAGCACTCCAAAGGATTCATCTTCCAATGCACACGATCGTACTCGCCACCCAAAAGGGCGGCAGTGGCAAGAGCACCCTCGCCATCGGCCTCGCGCTGGCGGCCAGGCAGGCCGGCTTCACTGTCCGCCTGATCGAAACCGACCCGCAGGGCACCCTGTCCAACTGGCTGCGCCGCCGCAACAATGACGACGTCGTCGTCGAGCCGATTTATCATGCCGCCGATATCGAGCCGCGTCTCAAGATGCTCGCCGACAGCGGCCTGCAGCTTGCGATCGTCGACACCGCGGCCGGCCTCAGCGCCGCGACCACGGCTGCGATCCGCTACTCCGACCTCTGCCTGATCCCGGCCCGCCCGAGCGTCGCCGACATCGAGGCGACCGTCTCCACCCTGAGCGTCGCGCGCGCCTGGAAGCGTCCCTACAGCTTCGTGCTGAACCAGACGCCGATCCGCGGCCAGCGCATCGACAACGCCGCCAACACGCTCGCCGAGGAAGCCGCGCTCGATCTCGGCGACGTGCTCGCGCGCCCGCTGATCGTGATGCGCAACGACCACCAGGACTCGCTCGCCAGCGGCCTCGCTGTCAGCGAATTCGCGCCGAACGGCAAGTCGGCGGACGAGATCCGCGGCCTCTGGCGCTGGATCGAGACCCGGCTCGAGCTCGAAGCCACCACCAATGTGCTGATCGACCAGGTGATCTCGGCGGCGGACGGCATGCTGCACGTCGCCACCGAGCTTGCGGCGGACGAAACACTGGCGTCCTGAGCGGGGCAATCGCTCAGACGGCAGCCGGCCCTTCGCCATCCGGAAGGGCCCCAGCGACGAAGCAATCCGGTCACCAGCCCGGCCGGATTGCTTCGCTTCGCGTTTTTGGCGATGGCCGGCATGCCATCGAACGAAAACATCGAAAACAACCCCATGCACAGTAGAGCCGCTTGCCGCCGAGGTACCTCGGCGACGGCGCGCAGACATCTGACTTGTCAGGCAAAACGGCTATTCGCGGGATGCGGTGCTCCATCCACCCGTCATTGCGAGCGCAGCGAAGCAATCCAGAATCCCTCAACGGAAAGACTCTGGATTGCTTCGCTGCGTTCGCAATGACGGCGTGGTGGGACCTTCGTCTTGCAGGGACTCACGGCCTGTCGGCGGCAGGCGCGAACATCACTTCTGACATTTCGGACACCAGAAGGTCGACCGGCCGTTCTGCGTGAATCGCTTCACCGTGCCCCCGCACCCCGGCGTCTTGCAGGCCTCGCCCTCGCGATCATAGACCTTGAAGGAGTGCTGGAAATAGCCGAGCTCGCCGGAGGTCTGGCGATGATCGCGCAGTGACGATCCGCCGGCCTTGATGGCGTCGTTGAGCACGGTGTGGATTGCACTCACCAACCGCTTCGCATGATCCGTCGGCTCGCCCTTTTTGGTCGACAGCGTCGCCGCGATCCGGCGCGGCGACAGATGCGAACGGTGCAGCGCCTCGCAGACATAGATGTTGCCGAGCCCTGCCACGACGCGCTGGTCGAGCAGCGCGGCCTTCAGGCTGGTGGTCTTGTCCTGACAGGACCGCGCCAGCATCGCCGCATCGAACGCGTTGCCGAGCGGCTCGGGGCCGAGGTCGCGCAGCAGAGGCTCGTCTTCGAGCGCGTTGCGCGCGATCACTTTCATGTAACCGAAGCGGCGCGGGTCGTTGAAGACGATGTCGGCACCGGAGGACATCCGAAACAGCACGTGATCGTGCGTGGAGTCTTTCCCCTTCGGATAGTGAAATTCGCCAGGCGATGCGTCGTTGTCCGGCTTGATGACGCGGAACGAGCCCGACATGCCCAGATGCATCAGCAGCACGTCGCCGGAGGCGAGATCAGCCATGAGATATTTTGCACGGCGTCCCAGCCCCGTGACGATCTGTCCCTGGAGCCGGGCGACGAAATCCGGCTGGAACGGAAAGCGCAAATCGGGCCTGCGGGCCTCCGCGACGAGGATTTTCGCACCCTCCATGACCGGCTGAAGGCCGCGGCGGACGGTCTCGACTTCGGGCAATTCAGGCATGGTCAGGCATTCACCTTATGAGGGCGGTGTGATAGCGCCATTGCGGCGGGCGCGCTATGGTTCGCCCTGTGGAGTAGAGTAATGGATCGGCCGGGCGAAACCACGCATTTTGGCTTCAGGGACGTTCCCCTGGGGGACAAGCAGACGCTGGTGAACGATGTGTTTCACAGCGTGGCTTCGCGCTATGATTTGATGAACGATTTGATGTCCGGTGGCCTGCACCGGGTCTGGAAGGACATCATGATCAACGCGCTCGACCCGCCGAGATCCGACCGGCCGTTCGCGCTGCTCGACGTCGCCGGCGGCACCGGCGACATCTCGTTCCGGGCCGCCAAGGCGGCAGGCCCCGGCTTCCATGCCACCGTCTGCGACATCAATTCCGGGATGCTCGAGGTCGGCCGCGAGCGCGCCGCCAAGCGCCATCTCGAGACCCAGGTCGATTTCGTCGAGGGCAATGCCGAAGCGCTCGCCTTCGCCGATCGCAGCTTCGATGCATATACGATCGCTTTCGGCATTCGCAACGTGCCGCGGATCGATCTGGCGCTGAGCGAGGCCTACCGTGTGCTCAAGCCCGGCAGCCGCTTCCTGTGCCTGGAATTCTCAACCGTCGAGATGCCCGGCCTCGATCGTCTTTACGACCTGTTCTCGTTCAAGGTGATCCCGCCGCTCGGCCGCATGGTCACGGGCGACGCCGAGTCCTACCAGTATCTGGTCGAATCGATCCGCAAGTTCCCGAAGCCCAACGCCTTCGCCGACATGATCCGCGACGCGGGCTTTTCGCGCGTCAACTGGCAGACATTGTCCGGCGGCATCGTCGCACTGCATTCGGGCTGGCGTTTGTGATCTCTGCAATCACCCACATTTCGCGCCTGATCCGCGCCGCGTTCGTGTTTGCGCGCGAAGGCGTGTTCGGCTCGGTCGATCCGAGCCTGGTGCCGCCGCCCGGACAGCTCGCGCTGAAGCTTGCGCGCATCGTCGAGCGGCGCGGCCCTAAGGACGGGCCGCGGATGTCGCGCGCGCTGACGCGGATGGGCCCGGCCTATCTCAAGCTCGGGCAGTTCCTCGCCACGCGCCCCGACGTCGTCGGCGTCATCATGGCGCGCGACCTGGAGAGCCTGCAGGATCGCTTGCCGCCGTTTTCGCAGGCCGAAGCGGAAGCCGCGATCGCGACCTCGCTGGAGCGTCCGCTAACCGATGTCTTCGCGAGCCTCGGCCCGCCGGTCGCCGCCGCCTCGATCGCGCAGGTGCATCGCGGCGAGGTGTTGCGCGACGGAGTCCGCAAGTCGGTTGCGGTCAAGGTGCTGCGGCCGAACGTGGCCTCGCGCTTCCGCCGCGACCTCTCCGATTTCTTCTACGTCGCGCACAAGGCCGAGGCTTACTCGTCCGAGGCGCGGCGGCTGCGCCTGATCGAAGTCATCAACACCATGTCGCGCTCGGTCGCGATGGAGATGGACCTGCGGCTCGAAGCCGCCGCGCTGTCGGAAATGGCCGAGAACACGCGGGACGATCCCGACTTCCGGGTGCCTGAGGTCGACTGGGACCGCACCACGCACAACGTGCTGACGATGGAGTGGATCGATGGCATCGCGCTGA harbors:
- the ubiE gene encoding bifunctional demethylmenaquinone methyltransferase/2-methoxy-6-polyprenyl-1,4-benzoquinol methylase UbiE, with the protein product MDRPGETTHFGFRDVPLGDKQTLVNDVFHSVASRYDLMNDLMSGGLHRVWKDIMINALDPPRSDRPFALLDVAGGTGDISFRAAKAAGPGFHATVCDINSGMLEVGRERAAKRHLETQVDFVEGNAEALAFADRSFDAYTIAFGIRNVPRIDLALSEAYRVLKPGSRFLCLEFSTVEMPGLDRLYDLFSFKVIPPLGRMVTGDAESYQYLVESIRKFPKPNAFADMIRDAGFSRVNWQTLSGGIVALHSGWRL
- a CDS encoding ParA family protein, which translates into the protein MHTIVLATQKGGSGKSTLAIGLALAARQAGFTVRLIETDPQGTLSNWLRRRNNDDVVVEPIYHAADIEPRLKMLADSGLQLAIVDTAAGLSAATTAAIRYSDLCLIPARPSVADIEATVSTLSVARAWKRPYSFVLNQTPIRGQRIDNAANTLAEEAALDLGDVLARPLIVMRNDHQDSLASGLAVSEFAPNGKSADEIRGLWRWIETRLELEATTNVLIDQVISAADGMLHVATELAADETLAS
- the mutM gene encoding bifunctional DNA-formamidopyrimidine glycosylase/DNA-(apurinic or apyrimidinic site) lyase; this translates as MPELPEVETVRRGLQPVMEGAKILVAEARRPDLRFPFQPDFVARLQGQIVTGLGRRAKYLMADLASGDVLLMHLGMSGSFRVIKPDNDASPGEFHYPKGKDSTHDHVLFRMSSGADIVFNDPRRFGYMKVIARNALEDEPLLRDLGPEPLGNAFDAAMLARSCQDKTTSLKAALLDQRVVAGLGNIYVCEALHRSHLSPRRIAATLSTKKGEPTDHAKRLVSAIHTVLNDAIKAGGSSLRDHRQTSGELGYFQHSFKVYDREGEACKTPGCGGTVKRFTQNGRSTFWCPKCQK